In uncultured Bacteroides sp., the following proteins share a genomic window:
- a CDS encoding penicillin-binding transpeptidase domain-containing protein has translation MARDYNLEKRKYVIAGIAFSVVLIFILRLFVLQILSEDYKKNADSNAFLNKIQYPSRGIFYDRNNKLLVYNQPAYDVMVVMKEVDHLDTLDLCQTLKITKDYFIKRMDDIKDRSKNPGYSRFTNQLFMVQLSAEESSVLQEKLFKFRGFYVQQHSIRQYSYNSAAHILGDLGEASMANIEDDDYYVRGDYIGKQGIEKFYEKQLRGHKGVEILLRDAHGRIQGKYLNGKLDKKPIPGKNLKLSIDIDLQQFGEKLMGKKIGAIVAIEPETGEILCLVSSPTFNPADMVGRQRGKNHMALERDPRKPLFNRALMASYPPGSTFKPAQSLVFLQEGIISPATAFPCYHGFVVPGLRVGCHSHPSPLSLVPALATSCNSYFCWGLYRMIDNKKYLNSDSALTVWKNHMVSMGFGYKLGVDLPGEKRGLIPNAKFYDKVYGKGRWGGLRIIHTAIGQGEILLTPLQIANEGATIANRGHFITPHVVKNIMGGKLDSTYLFPRHTTIDPKYYSYIIQGMRGAVEHGTCTRANYMPDMEICGKTGTAQNRGKDHSVFMGFAPMRKPKISICVYIENGGWGATYAVPIGALMMERYLKGKIAPEREKLVESLSNAVISYGTQTR, from the coding sequence GTGGCTAGAGATTATAATTTAGAAAAAAGGAAATATGTGATTGCTGGCATTGCTTTTTCGGTAGTGCTTATTTTTATTCTGCGTCTTTTTGTACTTCAGATATTGTCTGAAGATTACAAAAAAAATGCTGATAGTAATGCTTTTCTAAACAAAATTCAATATCCTTCCAGAGGTATCTTTTACGATCGTAATAATAAACTGTTGGTTTATAATCAGCCTGCTTATGATGTAATGGTTGTGATGAAAGAGGTTGATCATCTTGATACTCTTGATCTATGTCAGACACTAAAGATCACTAAAGACTATTTTATAAAACGAATGGATGATATTAAGGATCGTTCTAAGAATCCCGGATATTCACGTTTTACGAACCAACTTTTTATGGTACAGCTTTCTGCTGAGGAGAGCAGTGTACTGCAGGAAAAATTATTTAAATTTCGTGGTTTCTATGTTCAGCAGCATTCTATCCGACAATATTCATATAATTCAGCAGCTCATATATTAGGTGATTTAGGAGAAGCTTCCATGGCAAATATAGAAGACGATGATTATTATGTTCGTGGAGACTATATAGGAAAACAAGGAATAGAAAAGTTCTATGAGAAACAACTCCGTGGGCATAAAGGCGTGGAGATTTTACTCCGGGATGCGCATGGACGTATTCAAGGAAAATATTTGAACGGTAAACTAGATAAGAAACCTATTCCTGGTAAAAATCTGAAACTCTCTATTGATATTGATTTACAGCAGTTTGGAGAGAAACTTATGGGGAAAAAGATTGGAGCAATAGTGGCAATAGAACCAGAAACAGGTGAAATCCTTTGTCTTGTTTCTTCTCCAACTTTTAATCCTGCAGATATGGTTGGGCGTCAGCGAGGAAAGAATCACATGGCTTTGGAACGAGATCCCAGAAAACCTCTTTTCAACAGAGCATTGATGGCTTCGTATCCTCCGGGATCTACTTTTAAACCGGCTCAGTCTTTGGTCTTTCTTCAGGAAGGAATTATTAGTCCGGCAACAGCTTTCCCTTGTTATCATGGGTTTGTGGTGCCAGGTCTTAGGGTAGGGTGTCACTCACATCCTTCTCCATTGTCATTGGTGCCAGCTCTGGCAACATCTTGTAATTCCTACTTTTGCTGGGGATTATACCGGATGATTGATAACAAGAAGTATCTTAATTCAGATTCTGCACTAACTGTCTGGAAAAATCACATGGTATCAATGGGATTTGGATATAAACTGGGAGTGGATCTCCCGGGTGAAAAAAGAGGGCTTATTCCCAATGCTAAGTTTTATGATAAGGTATATGGAAAAGGCCGGTGGGGTGGTTTACGAATTATCCATACAGCTATTGGGCAGGGAGAAATATTGCTTACTCCTCTTCAAATTGCTAACGAAGGAGCAACCATTGCGAATAGAGGACATTTCATAACTCCGCATGTAGTAAAGAATATTATGGGAGGTAAATTAGATAGTACTTATCTTTTTCCAAGGCATACTACAATTGATCCGAAGTACTATTCTTACATCATTCAAGGAATGCGCGGAGCTGTAGAACATGGAACCTGTACCCGTGCCAACTATATGCCTGATATGGAGATTTGCGGAAAAACCGGTACAGCACAAAATAGAGGAAAAGACCACTCTGTCTTTATGGGATTTGCACCAATGAGAAAACCTAAGATTTCTATTTGCGTTTATATTGAAAATGGTGGTTGGGGAGCAACGTATGCTGTTCCTATCGGAGCGTTGATGATGGAACGTTATCTTAAAGGTAAGATTGCTCCTGAAAGAGAAAAGTTAGTTGAAAGTCTTAGTAATGCAGTAATATCCTATGGAACCCAGACGCGTTAG
- the mreD gene encoding rod shape-determining protein MreD: MIITYLRRIEWFVALALIQVLVLNNVHIAGYATPFIYIYMILKMSSGTSRSELMLWAFSLGLVVDIFSDTPGMNAAAATFIAFIRPLFLRLFTQRDSTDEFIPAIKTIGTSSFIKYVIMCVLFHHTTLLMIESFSLFDLNTLLIKIGASSLFTVLCIMGIEGLNK, translated from the coding sequence ATGATTATAACATATTTAAGACGTATAGAGTGGTTTGTAGCCTTGGCGTTGATTCAAGTCTTGGTGCTTAACAATGTACATATTGCAGGATATGCAACGCCATTTATTTATATTTATATGATTCTAAAGATGTCCTCCGGAACATCGAGAAGTGAGTTAATGCTGTGGGCATTTTCACTGGGATTAGTGGTTGATATATTTTCTGACACTCCTGGTATGAATGCAGCTGCAGCTACTTTTATTGCTTTTATTCGTCCACTCTTTTTACGGCTTTTCACTCAGCGTGATAGTACTGATGAGTTTATACCTGCAATAAAGACAATTGGCACATCCTCTTTTATTAAATATGTGATAATGTGCGTTTTATTTCACCATACTACATTGTTAATGATTGAATCTTTTTCCTTATTTGATCTGAATACTCTACTGATTAAAATAGGAGCTAGCTCTTTGTTTACAGTTTTGTGTATTATGGGCATTGAAGGCTTAAATAAATAG
- a CDS encoding rod shape-determining protein, translating into MGLFSFTQEIAMDLGTANTIIITNGKIVVDEPSVVALDRRTDKMIAVGEKARQMHGKTHENIRTIRPLRDGVIADFYACEQMMRGMIKMMNTHNRFFSPSLRMVICVPSGSTEVELRAVRDSAEHAGGRDVYLIFEPMAAAIGIGIDVEAPEGNMIVDIGGGSTEIAVISLGGIVSNKSIRIAGDDLTSDIQEYMGRQHNLKVGERTAEQIKIHVGAALTELEDAPEDFIVHGPNRMTALPMEVPVCYQEIAHCLEKSIAKMETAILSALEQTPPELYADIVHNGIYLAGGGALLRGLDKRLTDKINIPFHIAEDPLHAVAKGTGVALKNVDRFSFLMR; encoded by the coding sequence ATGGGATTATTTTCTTTCACACAAGAAATAGCGATGGATTTGGGAACAGCCAATACCATCATTATCACCAACGGAAAGATAGTCGTTGATGAACCCTCTGTTGTTGCTTTGGACAGACGTACGGACAAAATGATTGCCGTTGGTGAAAAGGCACGCCAGATGCATGGGAAAACACATGAGAATATCAGAACTATCCGTCCTCTTCGTGATGGTGTGATTGCTGACTTTTATGCATGTGAGCAAATGATGCGTGGTATGATTAAGATGATGAATACACACAACAGATTTTTCTCTCCTTCTTTGAGAATGGTTATCTGTGTTCCATCAGGAAGTACCGAAGTTGAATTACGTGCTGTACGTGACTCTGCAGAACATGCGGGCGGACGCGATGTTTATTTGATATTTGAACCAATGGCTGCAGCTATTGGTATTGGTATAGATGTTGAAGCTCCGGAAGGAAATATGATTGTTGATATAGGTGGTGGTTCTACTGAAATTGCAGTTATTTCATTAGGTGGTATTGTTTCAAACAAGTCCATCCGTATCGCTGGAGATGATCTTACTTCTGATATTCAGGAGTATATGGGACGTCAGCATAATCTTAAGGTTGGTGAACGCACTGCAGAACAGATTAAGATTCATGTAGGTGCTGCATTGACAGAACTTGAAGATGCACCTGAGGATTTTATTGTTCATGGACCTAACAGAATGACTGCACTTCCAATGGAAGTTCCCGTTTGTTACCAGGAGATTGCTCACTGTTTAGAGAAATCTATCGCAAAGATGGAAACTGCTATTTTAAGTGCATTGGAACAGACTCCACCTGAATTGTACGCAGATATCGTTCACAATGGTATCTACCTAGCTGGTGGCGGTGCTCTCTTGAGAGGTCTTGATAAACGTTTAACAGATAAGATTAATATTCCTTTCCACATAGCAGAAGATCCTCTTCATGCTGTAGCAAAAGGAACAGGTGTAGCGTTGAAGAATGTAGATAGATTCTCCTTCTTAATGCGATAA
- the rodA gene encoding rod shape-determining protein RodA — MEPRRVSLWKSVDWATIAVYLILIICGWFSVCGASYNYGDTDFLNFGTRAGKQLMWILCSFGLGFVLLMIEERIYDMFSYVMYVGMLLLLVATIFVARDVKGSHSWISLGPVSLQPAEFAKFATALVLAKYMNSYSFNMRKLKSALLLALLILLPLGIIILQRETGSALVYLAFFFMLYREGMPGAILFSGVCAVIYFIVGIRFGDVMITGTSTPIGQFSVLAMILLFAGGMVWVYMKRWPPVRNIVGISVLVSLLTYLFSKYIVPFNLVWVLLPLCLIAAGYLAFLSLTERNKGYLLISVFTLASVGFLFSSNYVFNSVLEPHQQIRIKVVLGMEEDLTGAGYNVNQSKIAIGSGGLYGKGFLNGTQTKLKYVPEQDTDFIFCTVGEEQGLVGSSVVLILFLFLILRLIVLSERQSSAFGRVYGYSVVSIFVFHLFINVGMVLGLTPVIGIPLPFFSYGGSSLWGFTTLLFIFLRIDAGRSERLQ, encoded by the coding sequence ATGGAACCCAGACGCGTTAGTTTATGGAAATCGGTAGATTGGGCAACTATTGCCGTCTACTTGATACTTATTATTTGTGGCTGGTTTAGCGTATGTGGAGCCAGTTACAATTATGGAGATACAGACTTTCTTAACTTCGGTACCAGAGCTGGAAAACAGTTGATGTGGATATTGTGTTCTTTTGGGCTGGGATTTGTGTTGTTGATGATTGAAGAGCGTATATACGATATGTTTTCCTATGTTATGTATGTGGGGATGCTTTTATTGCTTGTTGCCACGATATTTGTTGCTAGAGACGTAAAAGGTTCCCATTCCTGGATTAGTTTAGGGCCTGTCAGTCTTCAACCTGCCGAGTTTGCAAAGTTTGCAACTGCGCTTGTTCTTGCTAAATATATGAACTCTTACTCATTTAATATGAGAAAGCTGAAGAGTGCTTTATTATTGGCTCTTTTGATTCTATTACCATTGGGAATAATTATTTTGCAGCGAGAAACCGGATCTGCTTTAGTATACCTTGCTTTCTTTTTTATGCTTTATAGGGAAGGAATGCCTGGTGCTATCTTATTTTCAGGAGTCTGTGCAGTGATTTACTTCATTGTTGGTATCCGCTTTGGAGATGTGATGATTACCGGAACTTCAACACCTATAGGGCAATTTTCTGTATTGGCAATGATACTTTTGTTTGCTGGAGGTATGGTTTGGGTTTATATGAAACGCTGGCCTCCTGTTCGCAATATTGTAGGCATCAGTGTGTTAGTCTCTCTTTTGACTTATCTTTTTTCAAAATATATAGTTCCTTTTAACCTAGTATGGGTATTACTACCTTTATGTTTGATTGCTGCTGGTTACCTGGCTTTCCTATCGCTTACAGAAAGGAATAAAGGATATCTGTTAATTTCCGTATTTACACTTGCTTCCGTTGGTTTTCTGTTCTCAAGTAACTACGTTTTTAATAGTGTATTGGAACCGCATCAGCAAATTCGTATTAAGGTAGTGTTGGGAATGGAGGAAGATCTTACTGGTGCAGGGTATAATGTTAACCAGTCAAAAATAGCTATTGGCTCGGGTGGCTTATACGGAAAAGGTTTTCTTAATGGTACTCAGACCAAGCTTAAGTATGTTCCGGAACAGGATACTGACTTTATTTTCTGTACAGTTGGTGAAGAACAAGGACTTGTAGGTTCTTCTGTTGTTTTGATTTTATTTCTTTTTCTTATACTGCGACTAATCGTTCTTTCTGAACGGCAGAGCTCAGCCTTTGGCCGGGTCTATGGTTATTCTGTAGTCAGTATTTTTGTCTTTCACCTGTTCATTAATGTGGGAATGGTTTTAGGACTAACACCTGTAATTGGTATTCCTTTGCCTTTTTTTAGCTATGGGGGGTCATCATTATGGGGATTTACAACTCTTTTATTTATCTTTTTAAGAATTGATGCGGGAAGATCTGAAAGACTCCAGTAG
- the ricT gene encoding regulatory iron-sulfur-containing complex subunit RicT: MDYKLNNGSGKLCCKGCSRQDNKLNTYDWLADIPGSSEESDLIEVQFKNTRKGYYRNSNGLKLEKGDVVAVESTPGHDIGTVTLTGRLVPLQMLKTGFKPNTEIKRVYRKVKAVDMEKYEEAKAKEHDTMIRSRQIAANLNLNMKIGDVEYQGDGNKAIFYYIADERVDFRQLIKVLAESFRVRIEMKQIGARQEAGRIGGIGPCGRELCCATWLTNFVSVSTSAARLQDISLNPQKLAGQCAKLKCCMNYEVDTYVEAQKRLPSREIELQTKDGTFYFFKADILSNQISYSTDKNFAANIVTISGKRAFEIINLNRKGIKPDSLHESEKKPEPPKPIDLLEQESLTRFDKRKAGNDNRNVRKNENGNRNRPENRNRNEKVTRGSGENENKNEGENRNENRRKPEIRTRNENINKANKENVSKNDNENVSKIEGGSRNENGNVNRNRRKRRPNNKPQQRDDKPQSEKE; the protein is encoded by the coding sequence ATGGATTATAAATTAAATAACGGAAGCGGGAAGCTATGCTGCAAAGGCTGCTCCCGACAAGATAATAAACTGAATACCTACGACTGGCTGGCTGATATCCCCGGAAGTAGTGAAGAAAGTGATCTCATTGAAGTTCAGTTCAAAAATACGCGCAAAGGGTATTATCGCAACAGTAACGGCTTAAAGCTGGAAAAAGGCGATGTTGTTGCTGTGGAATCAACTCCTGGACACGACATAGGAACTGTAACGCTGACAGGAAGATTGGTGCCACTGCAAATGTTAAAAACAGGATTTAAGCCAAATACCGAAATCAAACGTGTATACCGTAAAGTAAAAGCAGTAGACATGGAGAAATATGAAGAAGCTAAAGCCAAAGAGCACGACACAATGATCCGTTCAAGGCAAATTGCTGCAAATCTGAATCTCAACATGAAGATAGGCGATGTGGAATACCAGGGAGATGGCAACAAAGCTATTTTCTATTACATTGCAGATGAACGTGTAGATTTTCGCCAACTTATTAAAGTCCTGGCAGAATCTTTCCGCGTTCGCATTGAGATGAAACAGATCGGCGCTAGACAAGAAGCTGGCCGAATAGGCGGTATTGGTCCTTGTGGTAGAGAACTGTGTTGCGCCACATGGTTGACTAATTTTGTTTCTGTATCAACCAGTGCGGCAAGGCTACAGGATATCTCTCTTAATCCTCAAAAACTAGCTGGCCAGTGTGCCAAGTTAAAGTGCTGCATGAATTATGAAGTAGACACCTATGTGGAAGCACAAAAGCGCTTACCTTCAAGAGAAATTGAACTGCAAACTAAGGATGGTACATTCTATTTTTTCAAAGCTGATATATTAAGTAATCAGATTTCATACTCGACCGATAAAAACTTTGCTGCCAATATTGTTACAATCTCAGGTAAAAGAGCTTTTGAGATTATTAACCTCAACCGCAAAGGAATCAAACCAGACAGCTTGCACGAATCAGAAAAGAAACCTGAACCCCCAAAACCTATTGACCTCTTAGAGCAGGAAAGTCTTACTCGTTTTGATAAACGGAAAGCGGGAAATGATAATAGAAATGTCAGAAAGAATGAGAATGGTAACAGAAACAGACCTGAAAATAGAAACAGAAATGAAAAAGTAACCAGAGGCAGTGGCGAAAACGAGAATAAAAATGAAGGTGAAAACAGGAATGAGAACAGAAGAAAGCCTGAGATTAGAACCCGGAATGAAAATATAAACAAAGCTAACAAAGAGAATGTTAGCAAAAACGACAATGAAAACGTATCCAAAATTGAAGGCGGAAGCAGAAATGAAAATGGAAACGTAAATAGAAACAGACGGAAAAGAAGGCCAAACAATAAACCTCAACAGCGCGATGACAAGCCACAATCTGAAAAAGAATAA
- the purH gene encoding bifunctional phosphoribosylaminoimidazolecarboxamide formyltransferase/IMP cyclohydrolase encodes MSETKKIKTALVSVYHKEGLDDLITKLHEEGVEFLSTGGTRQFIESLGFPCKAVEDLTTYPSILGGRVKTLHPKVFGGILCRRDVEQDLQQIEKYEIPEIDLVIVDLYPFEATVASGAGEAAIVEKIDIGGISLIRAAAKNFKDVVIVASQTQYKPLADMLMEHGATSSIEERRWFAKEAFAVSSHYDSAIFNYFDGEDGSAFRSSVNEQKSLRYGENPHQKGVFFGNLDAIFDQIHGKEISYNNLLDINAAVDLIDEFEDLTFAVLKHNNACGIASRPTVAEAWTDALAADPVSAFGGVLITNAVIDKAAAEEINKIFFEIIIAPDYDVDALEILTQKKNRIVLVRKEAKFPKKQFRSLLNGVLVQDKDLKIETSADLKTVTDKAPTEQEIEDMLFANKIVKNSKSNAIVLAKGKQLLASGIGQTSRVDALKQAIEKAKSFAFDLQGAVMASDAFFPFPDCVEIAHKEGITSVIQPGGSIKDQLSFDYCNENGVAMVTTGFRHFKH; translated from the coding sequence ATGTCTGAAACAAAAAAAATTAAAACCGCTCTCGTGTCGGTTTACCATAAAGAAGGACTGGATGATTTGATCACCAAACTTCACGAGGAAGGAGTTGAATTTCTGTCAACAGGAGGTACACGTCAGTTTATTGAATCTCTAGGGTTCCCTTGTAAGGCTGTAGAAGACCTTACTACTTATCCCTCAATTTTAGGTGGCAGGGTAAAAACTCTTCATCCGAAAGTTTTTGGCGGTATTTTGTGTCGGAGAGATGTAGAACAAGATCTTCAGCAAATAGAAAAATATGAAATTCCTGAAATTGATTTGGTTATTGTAGATCTTTATCCTTTTGAAGCAACAGTTGCTTCAGGTGCTGGAGAGGCTGCAATTGTAGAGAAGATTGATATTGGTGGTATTTCATTAATCCGTGCAGCAGCTAAGAATTTTAAGGATGTTGTTATCGTAGCTTCTCAGACTCAATATAAACCATTGGCAGATATGTTGATGGAACACGGAGCAACAAGCTCTATTGAAGAACGTCGCTGGTTTGCCAAAGAGGCATTTGCTGTTTCTTCACATTATGATTCTGCTATATTTAATTACTTTGATGGTGAAGATGGCTCAGCATTCCGTAGCTCAGTGAACGAACAGAAATCACTTAGATATGGCGAAAACCCTCACCAGAAAGGTGTATTCTTTGGAAATCTGGATGCAATTTTTGACCAGATTCATGGAAAAGAAATTTCATACAATAATTTGCTTGATATAAATGCAGCTGTAGATTTGATTGATGAATTCGAAGATTTGACATTTGCTGTATTAAAACATAATAATGCATGTGGCATAGCTTCACGTCCTACTGTGGCTGAAGCTTGGACAGATGCTTTGGCTGCTGACCCAGTCTCTGCTTTTGGTGGAGTTCTGATTACGAATGCTGTTATTGACAAGGCTGCTGCAGAAGAAATAAATAAGATTTTCTTTGAAATTATCATTGCACCTGATTATGATGTTGATGCTTTGGAAATTTTGACTCAAAAGAAAAATCGCATTGTCTTGGTTCGCAAGGAAGCTAAATTCCCTAAAAAACAGTTCCGCTCATTATTGAATGGCGTTTTGGTACAAGACAAAGATTTGAAAATAGAAACTTCTGCAGATCTGAAGACTGTAACTGATAAGGCTCCAACAGAGCAGGAAATCGAAGATATGTTGTTCGCTAACAAGATTGTGAAAAACAGTAAGTCAAATGCCATTGTTCTGGCAAAAGGAAAACAACTTTTGGCAAGTGGTATTGGGCAGACTTCTCGTGTAGATGCATTGAAACAAGCTATAGAAAAGGCGAAATCCTTTGCTTTTGACTTGCAGGGTGCTGTTATGGCTAGTGATGCATTCTTCCCATTCCCTGATTGTGTGGAGATAGCACATAAGGAAGGTATTACTTCAGTTATTCAACCAGGCGGATCTATTAAGGATCAGCTGTCTTTTGATTATTGTAATGAAAATGGCGTAGCTATGGTTACGACTGGTTTCAGACATTTTAAACATTAA
- a CDS encoding START-like domain-containing protein, giving the protein MKKEKIHIEYPLNASSRSILWNAISTPVGLEDWFADKVQIKDKAFTFTWGKSEVRMAEMIGIRINSFVRFHWLDDEDEKSYFELKMNYNELTGDYVLEVTDHVDPEEKDDQFELWNSEIDKLKRAYGM; this is encoded by the coding sequence ATGAAGAAAGAGAAAATTCATATAGAATATCCTTTAAACGCATCCTCACGTAGCATTTTATGGAATGCAATAAGCACTCCGGTTGGCTTGGAAGACTGGTTTGCAGATAAAGTTCAAATAAAAGATAAGGCATTTACTTTCACTTGGGGGAAATCTGAAGTCAGAATGGCAGAGATGATTGGCATAAGAATTAATTCTTTTGTTCGGTTCCATTGGTTAGATGATGAAGATGAAAAGAGTTACTTCGAACTAAAAATGAATTATAATGAACTAACAGGAGATTATGTCCTGGAAGTTACGGATCATGTTGATCCGGAAGAGAAAGATGACCAGTTTGAGTTATGGAATTCAGAGATTGACAAACTCAAAAGAGCATATGGAATGTAG
- the mreC gene encoding rod shape-determining protein MreC, whose product MRNLLNFLIKYNYWFLFILLEVTSFTLLFRFNHYQKSSFFTSSNIAAGEIYKLRGSVTSYFFLKEANEDLLDRNMLLEQQITNLRKELQEHGIDSLEVDSLKGRAVNDLHVIKANVINNSLIKADNYITLDKGSDAGIHSEMGVIDRNGVVGIVYMTTPKYSVVLSMLNTKSRIGCKILGSGYFGALRWEGSDSRYAYLNDLPRHAKFSLGDTLVTSGYSDVFPAGIMVGTVDHIGNSKDGLSYQLKIRLTTDFGKLGSVRVLPKSNQMEQRLLEEMANKQQ is encoded by the coding sequence ATGCGGAACTTACTGAACTTCCTTATAAAATATAACTACTGGTTTCTTTTCATTTTGTTAGAGGTTACTAGTTTTACTTTGTTGTTTCGCTTTAATCATTACCAGAAAAGCTCATTTTTCACTTCAAGCAATATTGCTGCAGGTGAAATTTATAAATTAAGAGGATCTGTTACATCCTACTTCTTTTTGAAGGAGGCTAATGAAGATTTACTTGATCGGAATATGTTATTGGAACAACAAATAACGAATCTGAGAAAGGAATTGCAAGAACATGGTATAGATTCTTTAGAGGTGGACAGCCTAAAAGGCAGAGCTGTTAATGATCTTCATGTTATTAAGGCTAATGTGATAAACAATTCACTGATAAAGGCGGATAATTACATTACTCTGGATAAGGGGTCAGATGCTGGAATTCATAGCGAAATGGGGGTTATCGACCGAAATGGGGTTGTTGGTATTGTGTATATGACAACACCTAAATATTCAGTAGTTTTATCTATGCTGAATACCAAGAGTAGAATAGGTTGTAAGATATTAGGAAGCGGTTATTTTGGCGCATTAAGATGGGAGGGTAGCGATTCACGCTATGCTTACTTAAATGATTTACCAAGACACGCAAAATTTAGTTTGGGAGACACATTAGTTACCAGTGGCTATTCTGATGTTTTTCCTGCGGGTATAATGGTTGGCACAGTAGATCATATTGGTAACTCTAAAGATGGACTTTCTTACCAGCTGAAGATTCGGTTAACTACAGATTTTGGGAAATTAGGTAGTGTAAGAGTGTTACCCAAATCAAATCAAATGGAACAGAGACTTCTTGAAGAAATGGCAAATAAACAACAATGA
- a CDS encoding gliding motility lipoprotein GldH, with translation MTSHNLKKNKFTLLLSLILLTACDSNTMYHSFLHLPKEGWRKSDTLTFKAPITDSLATFRVSVEVRNRDDYPYSNLYLFISHNTQDSTIFVTDTVKYTLADKSGKWLGTGLGDLFQSSCSYTFVAPRRSGNLIFKVAHGMRDNNLVGINDIGLEIKRER, from the coding sequence ATGACAAGCCACAATCTGAAAAAGAATAAATTCACTCTGCTGTTATCACTTATTCTTTTAACAGCATGTGATTCAAATACAATGTATCACTCTTTTCTTCATTTACCCAAAGAGGGATGGAGAAAGAGTGATACTCTTACATTTAAAGCACCTATAACGGACTCTCTTGCCACTTTCCGCGTATCTGTAGAGGTACGTAACCGTGATGATTACCCATATAGCAATCTATATCTTTTCATTTCACACAACACGCAGGATAGTACTATTTTTGTTACAGACACCGTTAAGTATACGCTTGCCGACAAATCAGGAAAGTGGTTGGGAACAGGTCTTGGAGATCTTTTCCAATCGTCCTGTAGCTATACATTTGTTGCTCCCAGACGCTCTGGCAATCTAATTTTCAAGGTTGCCCACGGAATGAGAGATAATAACTTAGTGGGTATTAACGATATTGGATTAGAGATTAAGCGAGAAAGATAA